The Acidobacteriota bacterium DNA segment GCCAGGTAGGCCTGGGTCTTGGCCTCCATTTCGGCGTAGGAGAACCCACAGTCCCTGCACACCTCGGAGCGCCCGACCTCGAACCAGACCAGGTAGTTGGAGTAGTAAGCCACTCCCATCTGGTCCGTTTCCGCATAGCGAACCCGGATGTCGGTGGTCACCCAGCGAGTCGGGGACTGAGATGAGCGCCGGAGCCGCTCGGACATGAGAGTCGCCTCGGGAGTGGAGAACTCCGCCTATGGGGCGGCCGAAGTGGACCCGGAGGCAGAATTGTCGAACTGCTCGATGATCTCCTGAGTGATCTCTATGGCGGGATTGACGAAGAAAACCTCCTGAGAAAAGTTCACGATCAAGGAAATTTTCTGGTCCTGGGCATATTTTTCAACCACGGGTCTCAGTTGGCTGGCGATCTGCCGCACGATCTGCTGCTGCATCTCGTTGAACTCTTTTTGAGCATCTTCCTGGGCCCGCTTCAGCTGAGTGTTCTTGGAGTCGATATTCTTGGACAGGGCACGCTGGGCGTCGGGATTCAGGGAGGCTGCCTGCTCGACCAACTGACGCTGCAGGGTGGAAATCTCGTTGGTCTTCTGCTCGAACTCGGTCCGTTTGGCATTTACCCTTTGCTCGAACTCGGCGAACAGTTTCTTGCCGGCGTTGGACTGCCGGATTACGGCCGAGTAGTTGAGCACGGCCACCTTTCCGTTGGAACTCTGGCCCAAGGCAGTTGCAGACAGAATTGAAACCCCGGCCAGAAGGCTGAGGATGAAATTTTTGGTCGGCATCGTCACTCCTTACTCCACGGATTGCGGGAGAACCCCGCTCTTTGC contains these protein-coding regions:
- a CDS encoding OmpH family outer membrane protein — translated: MPTKNFILSLLAGVSILSATALGQSSNGKVAVLNYSAVIRQSNAGKKLFAEFEQRVNAKRTEFEQKTNEISTLQRQLVEQAASLNPDAQRALSKNIDSKNTQLKRAQEDAQKEFNEMQQQIVRQIASQLRPVVEKYAQDQKISLIVNFSQEVFFVNPAIEITQEIIEQFDNSASGSTSAAP